The Thermococcus sp. genomic sequence TCAAAACCTGTATTGTCCCTGAAGCTCTGGCCGTCAGCGTGGACGAGTCTGACATTTTTAATTCCTAAAATCTTTATCTTTTCTCTCATTCTCATCAACCGGTCGTAGGAATAATCCACCGCTACAATCTCTCCCTTATTCTCCATCAGCGCCGCCACGTGGAAGGTCTTTGAACCTGGGGCTGCCGCTAGATCAAGGATCCTGTCTCCAGGTTCGGGGCTTAGGACGTGGGCGACGTAGGCTGAAGCCAGATCCTGGATTACGAACTTCCCTTCCCTGTACCACTCGAACCTCGTGACCGGTGTTTTGTATTTAAGAACTTTCAGGACATCAGGAACAGGAGTTAAGGCAGTCCTAACGCCCTTTTCTTCAAGGTAGTCTCTCAGCGAGTCCACGTCCGTCTTCAGGGTATTAGCTCTAACGTAGTATCTCTGCGGCCTGTTGTTGCTGAGGAACAGACGAACGGCTTCGTCATAGCCCAAAAGGTCGATGATGTACTCAACGTACCAGCGTGGATGGGAGAATTTAACTGAGAGCCACTCTGCTCTGTCTTTTTCCTTCAGCTTCTTTAGCGCCTTTTCGATGTCGAACTTCTCTATCGAGTGCATCAATGCGTTGACGAACTTAGCCCCTGAGAAATCGAGGCGCTCCTTAACAACGCGGATTATCGAGTCAGTGGCAACGGCGGGCGGGACCTTTCGGAAGTGTATCTCAAATGTTCCTATCCTTAAGAGATTTGTCAGATAGGGGTCGAGGTCTTCAACCGTTGAGCCTTTAAGGGCTGAATTAATTATGAAATCGATTTTAGCCCGCCACTTCTCAATCTCAAAGACGTAGGCGTGGGCCAAACCCCTCGCCTTCTCACGATCTTTTCCGGTTGCCCTTTTGAAGACCCTCTCGAGGGCATGCTTCGATGACAGCTCGCGTTCCTCAACTAGGCTTAACGCGTCCGCCACCATCTCATGAAAGCCCACACGGTAAAACAGCTCCATGGGCAGGACTCCGATGGGAGCTTTAAAAATGTGGTGGTGAGGTTTATTAGGAAGAACGTTTAACCCAGAGACGGTGGTAGCATGGAGGAGGTTGATAGGTTAGTGTTCAATTTTCCCCTCTTCAAAGATTATCGGGAAAAGGAGCGGTTCCTCAAGGTCGTTGGACTCTTAGTGAGCCACCAGATAACGTTTGAGAAAGCTGCCGAGCTTCTGGACATGAGGCTAGAAGAGCTGGTGTTCCTCCTCGACAAGCTCGGGGTGGGATACTCACTTCTCGATGAGGAAGAGATAAAACTTGAGAGAGAAGAGGCCGATAAACTCATGGGGGAGCTGAAACGTGAGGACCGTCTTTAATTCGTCCCCACTTATAATCCTTGGAAAGCTTGGATACTTAACTAGTTCGATAGCACTTTTTGGAGAGGTTTACGCTCCTGAGGGAGTTCTGCTGGAGATCACCACGAAGGAGGATGAGGTAAGCGCCCTTCTGCGAGAACTTACGGAGAGGAACCTTATCTCAGTCATGGAAATTGAGAAAATCACCGAGTTGGAGTATCTGGGACTTCACAGGGGGGAACTGGGGGCAATAACCCTTGCAAAGTGCCTCGATGCTGTGGTCGTTCTCGATGACCTGAAAGCCAGGAAAGCCGCAAGACTTGAGGGCTTGAATGTTATAGGTACGCTGGGCATACTGAGGATTTTAAACGAAACCGGCATGCTCAAAGAATCCCCCCAAACGCTTTTGGAAATTTTAACCCATGTTGGTTTCCGGATTCGCCCCGAGCTGTTTTACAAGGTTATGGGTGAGAAAGAATGATTCTCGATACTGACTACATCACCGAAGACGGAAGGCCCGTCATCAGGGTGTTCAAGAAAGAGAACGGCGAGTTCAAGATAGACTACGACAGGAACTTTGAGCCGTACATCTATGCTCTCCTGAGGGACGATTCAGCGATTGAAGACATCAAAAAGATCACAGCCGAGAGGCACGGCACGACGGTGAGAGTAGTTAGGGCCGAGAAGGTGAAAAAGAAGTTCCTCGGCAGGCCGATTGAGGTCTGGAAGCTCTACTTCACCCACCCCCAGGATGTTCCGGCGATAAGGGACAGAATAAGAAAACATCCCGCCATTGTAGACATCTACGAGTACGACATACCCTTCGCAAAAAGATACCTTATCGACAAGGGCTTAATCCCGATGGAGAGAGATGAAGAACTCAAGATGCTTGCCTTCGACATTGAGACACTCTATCACGAGGGTGAAGAGTTCGCCGAGGGACCGGTTCTCATGATAAGCTATGCCAGTGAGGAAGGGGTAAGAGTTATAACCTGGAAGAAAATCAACCTTCCCTACGTCGACGTCGTCTCCACCGAGAAGGAGATGATAAAGCGCTTCCTCAAGGTCGTCAAGGAGAAGGACCCGGATGTTCTCATAACTTACAACGGTGACAACTTCGACTTCGCCTACCTCAAAAAGCGCTGTGAAAAGCTCGGTGTAAACTTCACGCTCGGCAGGGACGGTAGCGAACCGAAGATACAGAGGATGGGTGACCGTTTTGCCGTCGAGGTAAAGGGAAGGATTCACTTCGACCTCTACCCCGTCATAAGGCACACCGTCAACCTGCCCACTTACACGTTGGAGGCCGTCTACAAGGCCATCTTTGGGCAGCCAAAGGAGAAGGTCTATGCCGAAGAGATAGCGCAGGCCTGGGAAACGGGCGAGGGCTTAGAAAGGGTGGCACGCTACTCAATGGAGGATGCACAGGTTACCTACGAGCTGGGAAGGGAGTTCTTTCCAATGGAGGCCCAGCTCTCGCGCCTCGTCGGGCAGAGCTTCTGGGACGTCTCGCGTTCCAGCACGGGCAACCTCGTTGAGTGGTTTCTCCTGAGGAAGGCCTACGAGAGGAACGAGCTGGCACCAAACAAGCCTTCCAACCGGGAACTTGAGAGGCGCAGGGGTGGCTACACCGGTGGCTATGTCAAGGAGCCTGAGAAAGGACTGTGGGAGAATATAGCTTACCTCGATTACAAAGCTCTTTACCCCTCGATCATCATCACCCACAACGTCTCGCCTGACACTCTCAACCGCGAGGGTTGTAAAGAGTACGACGAGGCTCCGCAGGTTGGTCACAGGTTCTGCAAGGACTTCCCCGGCTTCATCCCGAGCCTCCTCGGCGACCTCTTGGAGGAGAGGCAGAAGATAAAGAAGCGTATGAAGGCCACGATAGATCCGCTGGAGAAGAAGCTCCTCGATTACAGGCAACGGGCCATTAAGATCTTGGCCAATTCATTCTACGGCTACTATGCCTATGCAAAGGCCCGCTGGTACTGCAAGGAATGCGCCGAGAGCGTTACCGCGTGGGGTAGGGGATACATTGAAATGACCATGAGAGAAATAGAGGAGAAGTTCGGGTTTAGAGTGCTCTACGCAGATAGCGTCACCGGGGATACGGAGATTATCATCAGAAGACGGGGCAGAATTGAGTTCGTTCCAATTAAGAACCTCTTTGAGTGCGTTGATTACAGGGTTGATGAGAAAGAGTACTGTGTTCTTAATGGGGTTGAGGCGCTAACACTGGACAACAGGGGTAGGCTAGTGTGGGAAAGAGTTCCATACGTCATGAGGCATAAAACAGACAAGAGAATTTACAGAATATGGTTCACCAACTCTTGGTATCTAGATGTTACAGAAGACCATTCTCTGATAGGCTACCTGAACACAAGCAAGGTCAAACCCGGAAAGCCCTTAAAAGAGCACTTCGTCGAGGTCAGGCCTGAAGAACTGGGGGATATAGTTAAGTCACTCATTACACCCAATCGGCCAATTGCTCGCCCCATCAAGGCCAACCCAATTGCCGTCAGGCTCTGGGAGCTTATTGGCCTGCTAGTTGGAGATGGTAGCTGGGGAGGGACTTCACATTGGGCCAAATACTACGTTGGCCTCTCCTGTGGGCTGGATAAGTCTGAGATAGAGAGGAAAGCTCTAAAGCCTCTAAAGGAGGCAGGCATTATCTCTAACTACTACGACAAAAACAAGAAGGGCGATGTTTCCATATTCTCCAAGTGGCTCGCGGGATTCATGATCAAATACTTCAAAGATGAAAACGGGGGCAAAACCATTCCCAGCTTCATGTTAAACCTTCCGAGGGAATACATAGAGGCCTTTCTACGGGGATTGTTCTCAGCGGACGGAACAGTGAGTTTACGTAGGGAAATCCCCGAAATTAGACTGACAAGCGTTAACAGAGAGCTTAGTGATGCCGTGAGGAAGTTGCTGTGGCTGGTTGGGGTCTCCAACTCACTATTCACCGAAACCAAGCCAAACCGGTATCTGGAGAAAGGAAATGGAACGCATTCAACTCACGTGAGGATAAAGAACAGGCATCGCTTTGCCGAGAGGGTAGGCTTCCTCATAGACAGAAAATTCACCAAACTCTTGGAGAATCTAGGGGGGCATACAACCAAGAAGAGGACTTACAAATATGATTTCGATCTGGTATATCCCAAGAAAATCGAAGAGATAGCCCACGACGGCTACGTCTACGATATAGAGGTTGAGGGAACCCACAGATTCTTTGCCAATGGAATACTCGTTCACAACACCGATGGATTTTTCGCGACTATACCCGGGGCAGACGCCGAAACCGTCAAAAAGAAGGCTAAAGAGTTCCTAGATTACATCAACCCTAGACTGCCCGGTCTTCTGGAGCTCGAGTACGAGGGCTTTTACAGGCGCGGTTTCTTCGTGACGAAGAAGAAGTACGCCGTAATCGACGAGGAGGGCAAGATAACGACACGCGGGCTTGAAATCGTCAGGAGGGACTGGAGCGAGATAGCGAAGGAGACGCAGGCAAGAGTCCTCGAAGCCATATTGAGACACGGTGACGTTGAAGAGGCCGTTAGGATCGTCAAAGAGGTGACGGAGAAGCTGAGCAAGTACGAGGTTCCGCCCGAAAAGCTCGTCATCCACGAGCAGATCACGAGGGATCTAAGGGACTACAAAGCAACCGGACCACACGTGGCCATAGCGAAGCGCCTCGCTGCCAAGGGGGTTAAAATCCGGCCCGGAACGGTCATCAGCTACATCGTGCTGAAAGGCTCCGGAAGGATAGGAGACAAGGCGATACCCTTCGACGAGTTCGACCCCACGAAGCACCGCTACGATGCAGACTATTACATCGAGAACCAGGTTCTGCCAGCGGTTGAGAGGATTCTAAAGGCCTTCAGTTACAGGAAGGAGGACCTACGCTACCAGAAGATGCGGCAGGTTGGACTGGGGGTGTGGCTGAAGCCGAAGGGAGAGAGATGAAATTTACGTCTTTAGATGAATCCAGTACTGATATTTCCCTTTTCTTTTGATTCTGAGTTTTCCTTGAACGCAATACTCTCTAGAGGGCATCTTCCAAATTTGGGGTTGCAATGAGGTTGTGTGGCCACACCTATAGTGTGGGGGGGTTATGCAACTTTATCCTACCAGTACCAGCAGTAAATGAGCAAGATTTTTTTTATTCCAGAGATTGAATGAACTTTTTGTACTCTTCGATAGCCACGTCTAACTGTTCATCTCCGAATATAAATTTATGTATCCCAATAGCCCAGTTAAGGGTAGCTCTTCTAGCGTTATCGATTCCTTTGTGAGGATACTTGGTTCTGTATGAGGTATAGTAATTCTTGATTCTAAGTTTAGATATCCTCTTCATATCACTCATGGCTTCACCTCCCGTGAGTGACAGGATAAAACTGAGTTGCTAGTCTGCTCTGAATAGTACGTAGTTGATGATACTCATAAATTTAATGTTGCTACATGCGATGTAAGTTAGTTAGGTAACGAGACTTATGTTAGACCTTGGACTGTCCAACCCGTATCCTGTAAGTGTGCTCCTCTCCGTGGATCTTTTTGTAAGGGTAAGAAAAGGGGATTCTCCGAGAGAGTGATGATTATTTCTTTCAGTTTCCTTCTATGAGCATCCTGGAGGTTTCTAACCTGCTTGGCGGCCTTCTTTGTGAAGATGACTTCGTACATCAGTCTTCACCGAAGAGTTCTTCGAACTTCACGAAGTTGCCCTCCTAACCTCTTCCCTCATCCCTCTGAGCTCCTCGCGCTCCCTTTTTGTCAGGCTCTCATATCCGAGAAAGTTATCCACCTTTGAGTTAAGCGCTATGAGCAACTTTTCTATTCTCTCCAGCCTCTCAATGACTCGCTCAAACCCCTCGCCGTCTCATATTTCGGTGCTTTAGCTTAAATATCATTCCCATCAATTAGCTCCAGCACCTTTAAAATCCCCTCAACCCTTGGCACCTCAAAGCCCCTCTCGTGGATTCGCCGCACTCCCTCAGCTTCCGGATTTATCCAGACTGCCCACATTCCGGCCTTTAAAGCACCCTCAAAGTCCTCCGCGTAGGTGTCGCCGATGTGTACTGCCTCCTCTGGATTTATCCCAAATGTCTTGAGTGGCTTCTCGAACATCTCGGGCATTGGCTTGTAGGTCTTCACCTCATCGGCGAAGAAGGTCCTGTCAATGTAATCCATCAGACCAAAGCGCTCGAGAAGGAGCCTTGTGTAAGAGCCTGGCCAGAACATCACGTTGCCCGTAACGGTGACCTTCAGGTCTCTCCTCTTGACGCCTTCCAGGGCATCCTTCGCCCCCGGCAGGACTATCCTGTCCCCAATCCCGAGGGTGGCCCTTGCCGCCGCCCTCTTGACGAGTTCAACATCGATTCCAAGGACTTCCGCCAAAAGCTCCTGGCTCTCTTCGAGTGTTCTCTCCGGATTCCCGGCCGCTCTGGCGCGCATGGCCTTTATCCTCTCCCGAGCGAGGGTAACTCCCCTATCCGTTTTAGTCTCGTTCATTCCAGTTATCTCCGCAAGGCCCCTCGAGAGGGTGGAGAGCATGACGTTAATGTTGAGGAGGGTGTTCCAGACGTCAAAGGAGACCAGCTTTACCCTCATCTCTCCCACCCTGCAAGGTGTTGTAGCGGTTCCATCAGCCCGGCTTCCCTCAGGACGGCCTTCAGGTTCCTGAAGCGGGAGCGCATAACGAACAGTTCGTAGAAACCCTCGAGGTTGCCCCAGTGGCCATAGGCT encodes the following:
- a CDS encoding RsmB/NOP family class I SAM-dependent RNA methyltransferase → MELFYRVGFHEMVADALSLVEERELSSKHALERVFKRATGKDREKARGLAHAYVFEIEKWRAKIDFIINSALKGSTVEDLDPYLTNLLRIGTFEIHFRKVPPAVATDSIIRVVKERLDFSGAKFVNALMHSIEKFDIEKALKKLKEKDRAEWLSVKFSHPRWYVEYIIDLLGYDEAVRLFLSNNRPQRYYVRANTLKTDVDSLRDYLEEKGVRTALTPVPDVLKVLKYKTPVTRFEWYREGKFVIQDLASAYVAHVLSPEPGDRILDLAAAPGSKTFHVAALMENKGEIVAVDYSYDRLMRMREKIKILGIKNVRLVHADGQSFRDNTGF
- a CDS encoding DNA polymerase domain-containing protein, which encodes MILDTDYITEDGRPVIRVFKKENGEFKIDYDRNFEPYIYALLRDDSAIEDIKKITAERHGTTVRVVRAEKVKKKFLGRPIEVWKLYFTHPQDVPAIRDRIRKHPAIVDIYEYDIPFAKRYLIDKGLIPMERDEELKMLAFDIETLYHEGEEFAEGPVLMISYASEEGVRVITWKKINLPYVDVVSTEKEMIKRFLKVVKEKDPDVLITYNGDNFDFAYLKKRCEKLGVNFTLGRDGSEPKIQRMGDRFAVEVKGRIHFDLYPVIRHTVNLPTYTLEAVYKAIFGQPKEKVYAEEIAQAWETGEGLERVARYSMEDAQVTYELGREFFPMEAQLSRLVGQSFWDVSRSSTGNLVEWFLLRKAYERNELAPNKPSNRELERRRGGYTGGYVKEPEKGLWENIAYLDYKALYPSIIITHNVSPDTLNREGCKEYDEAPQVGHRFCKDFPGFIPSLLGDLLEERQKIKKRMKATIDPLEKKLLDYRQRAIKILANSFYGYYAYAKARWYCKECAESVTAWGRGYIEMTMREIEEKFGFRVLYADSVTGDTEIIIRRRGRIEFVPIKNLFECVDYRVDEKEYCVLNGVEALTLDNRGRLVWERVPYVMRHKTDKRIYRIWFTNSWYLDVTEDHSLIGYLNTSKVKPGKPLKEHFVEVRPEELGDIVKSLITPNRPIARPIKANPIAVRLWELIGLLVGDGSWGGTSHWAKYYVGLSCGLDKSEIERKALKPLKEAGIISNYYDKNKKGDVSIFSKWLAGFMIKYFKDENGGKTIPSFMLNLPREYIEAFLRGLFSADGTVSLRREIPEIRLTSVNRELSDAVRKLLWLVGVSNSLFTETKPNRYLEKGNGTHSTHVRIKNRHRFAERVGFLIDRKFTKLLENLGGHTTKKRTYKYDFDLVYPKKIEEIAHDGYVYDIEVEGTHRFFANGILVHNTDGFFATIPGADAETVKKKAKEFLDYINPRLPGLLELEYEGFYRRGFFVTKKKYAVIDEEGKITTRGLEIVRRDWSEIAKETQARVLEAILRHGDVEEAVRIVKEVTEKLSKYEVPPEKLVIHEQITRDLRDYKATGPHVAIAKRLAAKGVKIRPGTVISYIVLKGSGRIGDKAIPFDEFDPTKHRYDADYYIENQVLPAVERILKAFSYRKEDLRYQKMRQVGLGVWLKPKGER
- a CDS encoding HAD family hydrolase; protein product: MRVKLVSFDVWNTLLNINVMLSTLSRGLAEITGMNETKTDRGVTLARERIKAMRARAAGNPERTLEESQELLAEVLGIDVELVKRAAARATLGIGDRIVLPGAKDALEGVKRRDLKVTVTGNVMFWPGSYTRLLLERFGLMDYIDRTFFADEVKTYKPMPEMFEKPLKTFGINPEEAVHIGDTYAEDFEGALKAGMWAVWINPEAEGVRRIHERGFEVPRVEGILKVLELIDGNDI
- a CDS encoding DUF3368 domain-containing protein encodes the protein MRTVFNSSPLIILGKLGYLTSSIALFGEVYAPEGVLLEITTKEDEVSALLRELTERNLISVMEIEKITELEYLGLHRGELGAITLAKCLDAVVVLDDLKARKAARLEGLNVIGTLGILRILNETGMLKESPQTLLEILTHVGFRIRPELFYKVMGEKE